The proteins below come from a single Bombus fervidus isolate BK054 chromosome 15, iyBomFerv1, whole genome shotgun sequence genomic window:
- the Gpo1 gene encoding glycerophosphate oxidase 1 isoform X3, with protein sequence MASLKLLVGGASAIGASALTSYLLMTDNTVHADVQKSRPPKRPLPTREEQVKALKNHEEYDVLIVGGGATGAGCALDACTRGLKTALIEADDFASGTSSRSTKLIHGGVRYLQKAILQLDVEQYKMVKEALHERASMLHSAPHLAHPLPIMLPVYTWWQIPYYWFGIKMYDLVAGGKTVKSSYFLSKRDALELFPMLKGDKLTGAIVYYDGQQDDARMNLAVALTASRHGATVVNHVKIVNLLKGLDKDGNRVLTGARVKDELTGEQWDVKAKAIINATGPFTDHIRKMDDQNVKEICCPSSGVHIVLPGYYSPDQMGLLDPSTSDGRVIFFLPWQKQTIAGTTDLPCEITHNPRPTEDEIMFILREVKNYLNPDVEVRRGDVLSAWSGIRPLVSDPNKPNTQSLARNHIVHVSPTKLITIAGGKWTTYRAMAEETIDIAIKACNLKPERPCQTNGFLLEGAHGWSPTMYIRLVQDFGLECEVAQHMAKSYGDRAFAVAKMASLTGKRWPIIGKKIHPEFPYIDAEIRYGVREYARTAIDMIARRLRLAFLNVQAAQEALPVIIDIMAEELHWTPEEKKRQHKEASDFLANEMGQMVNRASRDKIPINLTKEEIQLYIKRFGIIDKDNKGYVSINDIRRGLKVLGIKLKEDEMHTLLNEIDLNYNGQMELQDYLQLFGDKEVPGEELHEILREIDTNMNGQVELDEYLQMMSAIKSGHVAYSRFARMAEMEEAQHEKDMLKKQISVERSGGGL encoded by the exons ATGGCATCGCTAAAGCTATTAGTGGGTGGTGCAAGTGCCATCGGTGCTAGTGCTCTTACTTCTTATCTGTTAATGACCGATAATACC GTACACGCAGATGTACAGAAATCACGACCACCGAAAAGACCTTTGCCAACCAGGGAAGAACAAGTGAAAGCATTGAAAAATCACGAAGAGTACGATGTTCTTATCGTTGGTGGTGGTGCGACTGGAGCTGGATGTGCGTTAGATGCATGTACACGAG GTTTGAAGACGGCATTAATCGAGGCAGATGATTTTGCTTCTGGTACATCCTCTAGGAGTACAAAGCTTATTCATGGAGGAGTCCGTTACTTACAGAAGGCTATATTGCAACTGGATGTGGAACAGTACAAAATGGTCAAAGAAGCTTTGCATGAACGAGCGTCTATGTTACACAGCGCACCTCATTTGGCTCATCCTCTGCCTATCATGTTGCCTGTTTACAC GTGGTGGCAAATTCCCTATTACTGGTTTggtataaaaatgtatgatCTTGTTGCTGGAGGCAAGACAGTCAAATCATCGTACTTTCTCAGCAAGAGGGATGCGCTAGAATTGTTTCCCATGCTGAAAGGAGATAAACTCACAGGAGCTATTGTTTACTACGATG GTCAACAGGATGATGCCAGAATGAATTTGGCAGTTGCACTAACTGCCTCACGACATGGTGCCACGGTCGTAAATCatgttaaaattgttaatcTCTTGAAAGGTCTTGATAAG GATGGTAATCGGGTCCTTACTGGAGCTCGAGTGAAAGACGAACTAACGGGTGAACAATGGGATGTGAAGGCAAAGGCAATAATAAACGCAACGGGGCCTTTCACTGACCATATCAGGAAAATGGATGACCAGAACGTTAAAGAAATCTGCTGTCCCTCTTCTGGTGTTCATATTGTTCTTCCAGGCTATTACAG ccCCGATCAGATGGGTTTATTGGATCCATCAACGAGTGACGGCCGAGTGATCTTTTTCTTACCCTGGCAGAAACAAACGATCGCAGGAACGACTGATTTACCCTGCGAAATAACGCATAATCCGCGACCCACTGAGGATGAAATCATGTTCATTTTACGTGAAGTGAAGAACTACCTCAATCCGGACGTTGAAGTTCGTCGAGGAGATGTCTTGTCCGCTTGGAGCGGAATTAGACCTCTTGTCTCTGATCCAAACAAACCAAATACCCAGTCCCTTGCGAGAAATCACATTGTACATGTCAGTCCCACGAAACTTATCACGATAGCTGGAGGAAAATGGACAACGTACAGAGCGATGGCTGAAGAAACTATCGATATAGCTATCAAGG CCTGCAATTTAAAGCCTGAAAGACCCTGTCAAACAAATGGTTTTCTCCTCGAGGGAGCTCATGGTTGGAGTCCAACAATGTACATCAGATTAGTACAAGATTTTGGCTTGGAATGTGAGGTTGCGCAACATATGGCTAAGAGTTATGGAGACCGTGCATTTGCTGTAGCAAAAATGGCTTCCCTTACTGGTAAAAGGTGGCCAATTATAGGCAAAAAGATTCATCCTGAATTCCCATATATCGACGCTGAG ATTCGATATGGAGTTCGTGAATACGCGAGAACAGCAATTGATATGATTGCAAGACGATTGAGATTAGCCTTCTTAAACGTCCAAGCAGCACAAGAAGCTCTTCCGGTCATTATCGACATTATGGCAGAAGAATTACATTGGACaccggaggaaaagaaaagacagcATAAAGAGGCTAGTGACTTCCTCGCTAATGAAATGGGACAAATGGTTAATCGTGCGTCTCGTGACAAAATTCCTATCAACCTCACGAAGGAAGAAATTCAATTGTATATTAAGCGTTTTGGAATCATCGATAAAGACAACAAAGGCTATGTTTCCATTAACGACATCAGACGGGGACTTAAG GTACTTGGCATAAAACTGAAAGAAGATGAGATGCACACTTTGCTCAATGAAATTGATCTCAATTACAATGGGCAAATGGAGTTACAAGATTATCTGCAG TTGTTTGGTGACAAGGAAGTGCCTGGTGAAGAGCTTCATGAAATACTACGTGAAATCGACACTAATATGAATGGTCAGGTCGAGTTGGACGAATATCTTCAG
- the Gpo1 gene encoding glycerophosphate oxidase 1 isoform X1, whose translation MASLKLLVGGASAIGASALTSYLLMTDNTVHADVQKSRPPKRPLPTREEQVKALKNHEEYDVLIVGGGATGAGCALDACTRGLKTALIEADDFASGTSSRSTKLIHGGVRYLQKAILQLDVEQYKMVKEALHERASMLHSAPHLAHPLPIMLPVYTWWQIPYYWFGIKMYDLVAGGKTVKSSYFLSKRDALELFPMLKGDKLTGAIVYYDGQQDDARMNLAVALTASRHGATVVNHVKIVNLLKGLDKDGNRVLTGARVKDELTGEQWDVKAKAIINATGPFTDHIRKMDDQNVKEICCPSSGVHIVLPGYYSPDQMGLLDPSTSDGRVIFFLPWQKQTIAGTTDLPCEITHNPRPTEDEIMFILREVKNYLNPDVEVRRGDVLSAWSGIRPLVSDPNKPNTQSLARNHIVHVSPTKLITIAGGKWTTYRAMAEETIDIAIKACNLKPERPCQTNGFLLEGAHGWSPTMYIRLVQDFGLECEVAQHMAKSYGDRAFAVAKMASLTGKRWPIIGKKIHPEFPYIDAEIRYGVREYARTAIDMIARRLRLAFLNVQAAQEALPVIIDIMAEELHWTPEEKKRQHKEASDFLANEMGQMVNRASRDKIPINLTKEEIQLYIKRFGIIDKDNKGYVSINDIRRGLKLFGDKEVPGEELHEILREIDTNMNGQVELDEYLQMMSAIKSGHVAYSRFARMAEMEEAQHEKDMLKKQISVERSGGGL comes from the exons ATGGCATCGCTAAAGCTATTAGTGGGTGGTGCAAGTGCCATCGGTGCTAGTGCTCTTACTTCTTATCTGTTAATGACCGATAATACC GTACACGCAGATGTACAGAAATCACGACCACCGAAAAGACCTTTGCCAACCAGGGAAGAACAAGTGAAAGCATTGAAAAATCACGAAGAGTACGATGTTCTTATCGTTGGTGGTGGTGCGACTGGAGCTGGATGTGCGTTAGATGCATGTACACGAG GTTTGAAGACGGCATTAATCGAGGCAGATGATTTTGCTTCTGGTACATCCTCTAGGAGTACAAAGCTTATTCATGGAGGAGTCCGTTACTTACAGAAGGCTATATTGCAACTGGATGTGGAACAGTACAAAATGGTCAAAGAAGCTTTGCATGAACGAGCGTCTATGTTACACAGCGCACCTCATTTGGCTCATCCTCTGCCTATCATGTTGCCTGTTTACAC GTGGTGGCAAATTCCCTATTACTGGTTTggtataaaaatgtatgatCTTGTTGCTGGAGGCAAGACAGTCAAATCATCGTACTTTCTCAGCAAGAGGGATGCGCTAGAATTGTTTCCCATGCTGAAAGGAGATAAACTCACAGGAGCTATTGTTTACTACGATG GTCAACAGGATGATGCCAGAATGAATTTGGCAGTTGCACTAACTGCCTCACGACATGGTGCCACGGTCGTAAATCatgttaaaattgttaatcTCTTGAAAGGTCTTGATAAG GATGGTAATCGGGTCCTTACTGGAGCTCGAGTGAAAGACGAACTAACGGGTGAACAATGGGATGTGAAGGCAAAGGCAATAATAAACGCAACGGGGCCTTTCACTGACCATATCAGGAAAATGGATGACCAGAACGTTAAAGAAATCTGCTGTCCCTCTTCTGGTGTTCATATTGTTCTTCCAGGCTATTACAG ccCCGATCAGATGGGTTTATTGGATCCATCAACGAGTGACGGCCGAGTGATCTTTTTCTTACCCTGGCAGAAACAAACGATCGCAGGAACGACTGATTTACCCTGCGAAATAACGCATAATCCGCGACCCACTGAGGATGAAATCATGTTCATTTTACGTGAAGTGAAGAACTACCTCAATCCGGACGTTGAAGTTCGTCGAGGAGATGTCTTGTCCGCTTGGAGCGGAATTAGACCTCTTGTCTCTGATCCAAACAAACCAAATACCCAGTCCCTTGCGAGAAATCACATTGTACATGTCAGTCCCACGAAACTTATCACGATAGCTGGAGGAAAATGGACAACGTACAGAGCGATGGCTGAAGAAACTATCGATATAGCTATCAAGG CCTGCAATTTAAAGCCTGAAAGACCCTGTCAAACAAATGGTTTTCTCCTCGAGGGAGCTCATGGTTGGAGTCCAACAATGTACATCAGATTAGTACAAGATTTTGGCTTGGAATGTGAGGTTGCGCAACATATGGCTAAGAGTTATGGAGACCGTGCATTTGCTGTAGCAAAAATGGCTTCCCTTACTGGTAAAAGGTGGCCAATTATAGGCAAAAAGATTCATCCTGAATTCCCATATATCGACGCTGAG ATTCGATATGGAGTTCGTGAATACGCGAGAACAGCAATTGATATGATTGCAAGACGATTGAGATTAGCCTTCTTAAACGTCCAAGCAGCACAAGAAGCTCTTCCGGTCATTATCGACATTATGGCAGAAGAATTACATTGGACaccggaggaaaagaaaagacagcATAAAGAGGCTAGTGACTTCCTCGCTAATGAAATGGGACAAATGGTTAATCGTGCGTCTCGTGACAAAATTCCTATCAACCTCACGAAGGAAGAAATTCAATTGTATATTAAGCGTTTTGGAATCATCGATAAAGACAACAAAGGCTATGTTTCCATTAACGACATCAGACGGGGACTTAAG TTGTTTGGTGACAAGGAAGTGCCTGGTGAAGAGCTTCATGAAATACTACGTGAAATCGACACTAATATGAATGGTCAGGTCGAGTTGGACGAATATCTTCAG
- the Gpo1 gene encoding glycerophosphate oxidase 1 isoform X2, with protein MASLKLLVGGASAIGASALTSYLLMTDNTVHADVQKSRPPKRPLPTREEQVKALKNHEEYDVLIVGGGATGAGCALDACTRGLKTALIEADDFASGTSSRSTKLIHGGVRYLQKAILQLDVEQYKMVKEALHERASMLHSAPHLAHPLPIMLPVYTWWQIPYYWFGIKMYDLVAGGKTVKSSYFLSKRDALELFPMLKGDKLTGAIVYYDGQQDDARMNLAVALTASRHGATVVNHVKIVNLLKGLDKDGNRVLTGARVKDELTGEQWDVKAKAIINATGPFTDHIRKMDDQNVKEICCPSSGVHIVLPGYYSPDQMGLLDPSTSDGRVIFFLPWQKQTIAGTTDLPCEITHNPRPTEDEIMFILREVKNYLNPDVEVRRGDVLSAWSGIRPLVSDPNKPNTQSLARNHIVHVSPTKLITIAGGKWTTYRAMAEETIDIAIKACNLKPERPCQTNGFLLEGAHGWSPTMYIRLVQDFGLECEVAQHMAKSYGDRAFAVAKMASLTGKRWPIIGKKIHPEFPYIDAEIRYGVREYARTAIDMIARRLRLAFLNVQAAQEALPVIIDIMAEELHWTPEEKKRQHKEASDFLANEMGQMVNRASRDKIPINLTKEEIQLYIKRFGIIDKDNKGYVSINDIRRGLKVLGIKLKEDEMHTLLNEIDLNYNGQMELQDYLQMMSAIKSGHVAYSRFARMAEMEEAQHEKDMLKKQISVERSGGGL; from the exons ATGGCATCGCTAAAGCTATTAGTGGGTGGTGCAAGTGCCATCGGTGCTAGTGCTCTTACTTCTTATCTGTTAATGACCGATAATACC GTACACGCAGATGTACAGAAATCACGACCACCGAAAAGACCTTTGCCAACCAGGGAAGAACAAGTGAAAGCATTGAAAAATCACGAAGAGTACGATGTTCTTATCGTTGGTGGTGGTGCGACTGGAGCTGGATGTGCGTTAGATGCATGTACACGAG GTTTGAAGACGGCATTAATCGAGGCAGATGATTTTGCTTCTGGTACATCCTCTAGGAGTACAAAGCTTATTCATGGAGGAGTCCGTTACTTACAGAAGGCTATATTGCAACTGGATGTGGAACAGTACAAAATGGTCAAAGAAGCTTTGCATGAACGAGCGTCTATGTTACACAGCGCACCTCATTTGGCTCATCCTCTGCCTATCATGTTGCCTGTTTACAC GTGGTGGCAAATTCCCTATTACTGGTTTggtataaaaatgtatgatCTTGTTGCTGGAGGCAAGACAGTCAAATCATCGTACTTTCTCAGCAAGAGGGATGCGCTAGAATTGTTTCCCATGCTGAAAGGAGATAAACTCACAGGAGCTATTGTTTACTACGATG GTCAACAGGATGATGCCAGAATGAATTTGGCAGTTGCACTAACTGCCTCACGACATGGTGCCACGGTCGTAAATCatgttaaaattgttaatcTCTTGAAAGGTCTTGATAAG GATGGTAATCGGGTCCTTACTGGAGCTCGAGTGAAAGACGAACTAACGGGTGAACAATGGGATGTGAAGGCAAAGGCAATAATAAACGCAACGGGGCCTTTCACTGACCATATCAGGAAAATGGATGACCAGAACGTTAAAGAAATCTGCTGTCCCTCTTCTGGTGTTCATATTGTTCTTCCAGGCTATTACAG ccCCGATCAGATGGGTTTATTGGATCCATCAACGAGTGACGGCCGAGTGATCTTTTTCTTACCCTGGCAGAAACAAACGATCGCAGGAACGACTGATTTACCCTGCGAAATAACGCATAATCCGCGACCCACTGAGGATGAAATCATGTTCATTTTACGTGAAGTGAAGAACTACCTCAATCCGGACGTTGAAGTTCGTCGAGGAGATGTCTTGTCCGCTTGGAGCGGAATTAGACCTCTTGTCTCTGATCCAAACAAACCAAATACCCAGTCCCTTGCGAGAAATCACATTGTACATGTCAGTCCCACGAAACTTATCACGATAGCTGGAGGAAAATGGACAACGTACAGAGCGATGGCTGAAGAAACTATCGATATAGCTATCAAGG CCTGCAATTTAAAGCCTGAAAGACCCTGTCAAACAAATGGTTTTCTCCTCGAGGGAGCTCATGGTTGGAGTCCAACAATGTACATCAGATTAGTACAAGATTTTGGCTTGGAATGTGAGGTTGCGCAACATATGGCTAAGAGTTATGGAGACCGTGCATTTGCTGTAGCAAAAATGGCTTCCCTTACTGGTAAAAGGTGGCCAATTATAGGCAAAAAGATTCATCCTGAATTCCCATATATCGACGCTGAG ATTCGATATGGAGTTCGTGAATACGCGAGAACAGCAATTGATATGATTGCAAGACGATTGAGATTAGCCTTCTTAAACGTCCAAGCAGCACAAGAAGCTCTTCCGGTCATTATCGACATTATGGCAGAAGAATTACATTGGACaccggaggaaaagaaaagacagcATAAAGAGGCTAGTGACTTCCTCGCTAATGAAATGGGACAAATGGTTAATCGTGCGTCTCGTGACAAAATTCCTATCAACCTCACGAAGGAAGAAATTCAATTGTATATTAAGCGTTTTGGAATCATCGATAAAGACAACAAAGGCTATGTTTCCATTAACGACATCAGACGGGGACTTAAG GTACTTGGCATAAAACTGAAAGAAGATGAGATGCACACTTTGCTCAATGAAATTGATCTCAATTACAATGGGCAAATGGAGTTACAAGATTATCTGCAG